The Urbifossiella limnaea genome has a window encoding:
- a CDS encoding CPBP family intramembrane glutamic endopeptidase — MASADDAPLVTRPPAARPGLFDGTLLTVAFAVVLFGTLIVIVVGGFLALAAAGDPAADAPPDGKPNSVSSLPPALVSLLAWSFPLGYLAGLLFTLIVFRVVVGRGWTREVGLRRLPPVHLGLALLALPAFVILSDGLAQLLFRLFGMEEHLDQSGQLGELFAGFHPAFVLLAVGVGPGVVEELWCRGLLGRGYVGRYGWVGGVALSSLFFGLLHLYPPPYVLVTAAMGACLHFAYACSRSLWVPVAVHVANNGFAGLAAVGAVPIGGLERALASYPIGLFALAAVVLVSCGLAAWSARAAATGPRGVMVPPGGVSDAPAGRVPVALAVVSGVALIGLLATG; from the coding sequence ATGGCGAGCGCCGACGACGCCCCGCTGGTCACCCGCCCCCCGGCCGCGCGGCCGGGGCTGTTCGACGGCACCCTCCTCACGGTCGCGTTCGCCGTCGTCCTGTTCGGCACGCTCATCGTCATCGTCGTCGGCGGCTTCCTCGCGCTCGCCGCCGCCGGCGACCCCGCCGCCGACGCTCCTCCGGACGGCAAGCCGAACAGCGTGTCTTCGCTGCCGCCGGCGCTGGTGTCGCTGCTGGCATGGTCGTTCCCGCTCGGCTACCTCGCCGGCCTGCTGTTCACGTTGATCGTGTTCCGGGTCGTTGTCGGCCGCGGGTGGACGCGCGAGGTCGGGCTGCGACGCCTGCCACCCGTGCACCTCGGGCTCGCGCTGCTGGCGCTGCCGGCGTTCGTGATCCTCAGCGACGGGCTGGCCCAACTCCTGTTCCGCCTGTTCGGCATGGAAGAGCACCTCGACCAGTCCGGCCAACTCGGCGAACTGTTCGCCGGTTTCCACCCCGCGTTCGTGCTGCTGGCGGTCGGCGTCGGACCGGGCGTCGTCGAAGAACTGTGGTGCCGCGGCTTGCTCGGCCGCGGGTACGTCGGGCGGTACGGCTGGGTCGGCGGCGTCGCCCTGTCGTCACTGTTCTTCGGGCTGCTGCACCTGTACCCGCCGCCGTATGTGCTGGTGACCGCGGCTATGGGGGCGTGTTTGCACTTCGCGTACGCCTGCTCGCGGTCGCTCTGGGTGCCGGTCGCAGTCCACGTGGCGAATAATGGTTTCGCGGGCCTCGCCGCGGTGGGCGCGGTGCCGATCGGCGGGCTTGAGCGGGCACTGGCGTCGTACCCGATCGGCCTGTTCGCGCTCGCCGCGGTCGTGCTGGTCAGCTGTGGGTTGGCGGCGTGGTCGGCGCGGGCCGCCGCCACCGGGCCGCGGGGGGTGATGGTGCCGCCGGGCGGCGTGAGCGATGCCCCGGCCGGACGGGTACCGGTTGCCCTGGCCGTGGTGAGCGGCGTAGCATTGATCGGGCTTCTGGCGACGGGTTGA